GGCCGCGGGCTTTACGAACTGCCGGCGCATTGTCATGCCAAATGAGTATCCTCAGCTCCGCCAGAGGATCGGCCGCTACATCGACACGGGCATTTACGCCTTTGAGCTGGAAAACCACTGCATAACCATTGACCGCAAAGCCATCTGGGTGCTGGTCCGCTGCCAGTACAACCCCGAGGAGGACACTCTGTTCGGCGCGGTCTTTGACATCACAGACCGCAAGACTGCCGAGGAGGCCCTGCGCATCAGCGAGGAGGAGAACCGGATCGCCCTGCGCCACTCCGACAAATTTATCGGCCGGTACGACCTGCGGACAAAAACCCTGACCCGCACCGGCGAGGCCGCCCGTCTGCTGGGCCTGCCCGAGAGCACCAACAACGTCCCCGACGGCGCCATCGAGAGCGGCATCGTAGCTCAGGAGAGCGCCGCGGATTACGCCCGTTTTTTTAAGGATATACTGGATGGCAAGCCCGAGGGCCACACCTCCGTCAAGCTGCGCACCACCACAAAGAATGCCTACTCCTGGTTCAACGCGGATTACTCACTGGTCTATGACACTGACGGCAGCCCCATCACCGCCATCCTCACCTACTTTGACAGCACCGACCTGCATGAGCGCGAGGTGGCTTACGAGCGTTGGGCCAGGACCTATGAGCAGAAGCGCGAGAACTGTGTCGCTTACTACGAGTTCAACCTGACCGCCGATGTCCTTGAAAAATATGAGGGACAGACCAAGGGGGATATTCCCACAGGTTATACCCACAGCCTCCTCTCACTGGCCCAGTTTACCGCCGACCTGTACACCGTGCCCGAGGACCGCAAGAAGTTCGTCCGTTTCTTTAACCGTGACCACCTGCTGGAAAAGCACCGCGCGGGCAATGACGAGCTCTCCCTTGATTACCGCCGCTACAACAAGGCGGGCGGCATTTTCTGGGCGCGGGCTGAGGCTCAGATGGTGGACGACCCCTTTGTGGGCGTTGTGCGGCTTTTTGTGCTCATCCAGGACGTGGACAGCGAGAAGCGGCGGTCCCTGGAGCTGCGCCGACTCTCTCAGACCGACCCCCTCACCGGGCTTTACAACCGGGCCGCCCTGGTCAAGCGTCTTGGCCGTGTGCTGCGCCGGGGCACTGCCACCCGCCATGCCCTCATCATTCTGGACATCGACCATTTCAAGGAGCTCAACGACACCTACGGCCACCGCTTTGGCGACACCGTTCTCCAGGAGGTTGCCAGCGCCCTGAAGGACAGCCTGCGCAACAATGATTTCTCCGGCCGCCTGGGCGGCGACGAGTTCATGATCTTTATGCGCGGCCTTTCCGACACAGCCACAATCGGAACGCGGCTGAACGTGCTCAGGAACCGACTGAGAAGCCTTAGCCTG
The DNA window shown above is from Eubacterium limosum and carries:
- a CDS encoding sensor domain-containing diguanylate cyclase; this encodes MAAQTTHSLYFFTAERPSEMPEFLSDGIACFQADEALTPLYLNPSLMAFLGEDALPCSFAPYMEKGDLPAFQSFLRALPPGKTERVGMKLSGAQDSPIWVCASCQRVSAPETGPPVILCHFADLNYLKRSRSSSYADLVPCGVFKTLTDEDLTLLYANSFFYQTYGYTRESAEAAGFTNCRRIVMPNEYPQLRQRIGRYIDTGIYAFELENHCITIDRKAIWVLVRCQYNPEEDTLFGAVFDITDRKTAEEALRISEEENRIALRHSDKFIGRYDLRTKTLTRTGEAARLLGLPESTNNVPDGAIESGIVAQESAADYARFFKDILDGKPEGHTSVKLRTTTKNAYSWFNADYSLVYDTDGSPITAILTYFDSTDLHEREVAYERWARTYEQKRENCVAYYEFNLTADVLEKYEGQTKGDIPTGYTHSLLSLAQFTADLYTVPEDRKKFVRFFNRDHLLEKHRAGNDELSLDYRRYNKAGGIFWARAEAQMVDDPFVGVVRLFVLIQDVDSEKRRSLELRRLSQTDPLTGLYNRAALVKRLGRVLRRGTATRHALIILDIDHFKELNDTYGHRFGDTVLQEVASALKDSLRNNDFSGRLGGDEFMIFMRGLSDTATIGTRLNVLRNRLRSLSLTELPLTISIGVALFPVHGKSFQELYDKADRALYKAKRAGRDTMIFYE